The stretch of DNA CTCTAATCAGCTAATTAACTCAAAAACCTGCAAAGGCCTTTAAATGGTCTCTGTCTAGTTCTGTAGGCTACGCAATCATGGGGACGACTGCTGACTTGACAGTTGTCCAAAAGACGACCAGTGACACCTTGCACAAGGAGGGCAAGACACAAAAGGTCATTGCTAAAGAGGCTGGCTGTTCACATAGCTCTGTTTCCAAGCACATTAATAGAGAGGCGTAGGGAAGGAAAAGATGTGGTAGAAGCAATAGGGATTAACGCACCCTGGAGAGGATTGTGAAacaaaacccattcaaaaatgTGGGGGAGATTCACAAAGAGTGGACTGCAGCTGGAGTCAGTGTTTagtagtaagtaagtaagtaagtaagtaaatttTGCATTTCCTTTGGAAATCAAGGtcccagagtctggaggaagagaggagaggcacaGAATCCACGTTGCTTGAGGTCCAGTGTAAAGTTTCCACAGTCAGTGATGGTTTGGGGTGccatgtcatctgctggtgttggtccactgtgttttctgatgtcCAAGGTCAACGCAGCTGTCTACCAGGAAGTTTTAGAGCACTTcatgcttcctgctgctgaccAACTTTATGGAGATGCagatttcattttccaacaggacTTGGCACCTGCACACAGTGCCAAAGCTACCAGTACCTGGTTTAAGGACCATGGTATCCCTGTTCTTAATTGGCCAGCAAACTCGCCTGACCTTAACCCCATAGAAAATCTATGGGGTATTGTGAAAAGGAAGATGAGATACGCCAGACTCAACAATGCAGAAGAGCTGAAGGCCACTATCAGAGCAACCTGGGCTCTCATAACACCTGAGCAGTGCCACAGACTGATCGACTCCATGCCACGCTGCAGTAATTCAGGCAAAAGGAGCCCCGACTAAGTATTGAGTGCTGTACATGCTCATACTTTTCATGTTCATACTTTTCAGTTGgccaacatttctaaaaatcctttttttttttttttgtattggtCTTAAgtaatattctaattttctgagatactGAATTTGGGATTTTCATTAGTTGTCAgttataatcatcaaaattaaaagaaaaaaacatttgaaatatatcagtctgtgtgtaatgaatgaatataatatacaagtttcactttttgaatggaattactgaaataaatcaactttttgatgatattctaatttattgaCCAGCACCTGTTTATCAGTAAAAAATGGAAGATGTgaacattaacaaacatttaCCTCAGGTTTAAGCGTTCACCCTCTTCATCCTTCTTGAATTTAGGGGAGTTTTATCTTTAGCTGTTCATCCCCtaacttctctctctgctctgcagctccAAAGGTGATGAAGACGAGGGTGATGTGTTCGTTGGTTCATTTAGCCATGAGGAGAAGTTTTTCTCTGTTGATGTGGCATCTCGGCTCAAGGACAGCGGTGGTGGCGTGCGGGTGAGCTGGAGCCCATTGACTGGGGATAAGCTGGAGGCTGTGTGTCAGGAAGCCCACTGGCTAGCCACCCAGCTGCAGAGCGGCAAGCCGAGCCAGGTGCATGGCGAGGGACAGGAGACCACCGTCATGGCCAGCGACCCCGCAACCACCAGGGAAGAGTTTGTTCAGGGCGCAGAGGCCAAACTGGATGTGCTTGGTCAAACCGCCAGTGCACTCAGCCCCATCAAACGCCAGACCTTCTGCGTACAGGACAGTCCCATGAAGCAGCTCCCCCCCGCGGTCCAGCGCCACCTGCTGAGAGGAAGCAGTGCCAATGCAGCTTCATCCAAACGCCCAGCTGCCACCAACAAAGCTTCATCCACCCGCCCCGCCACTGCCAATTCAGCATCCTCCACCAACTCTGCGTCTACAGCTTCATCAACCCGCCCCACTGCAAGACTCAGCACCTCCAGCCCCGTTGCTGGCGCCAGGGCTCAGCCCAAGACGGCGCTGCGAGGGAAAGCAGCACTGGGTGGTGGCATCGTGCTGCCGAGCAAACCAGCTGCTCCAACAACTTCCTGTTCAGCCGCCAAGAGCAAAGTGGAGAAAACCAGACTGCAGCCACCAATCAAAGTAGGAGcgaagtttgtttttttactgtttagTCCACAGGTGAAACATTcatatcccccccccccctccccccccattgatacttattttttttctaaggATACAGATTTGCTCCACAGAacagattttttcttcttcttcttccactgaTCCAACTGTGACCCCTCAGCGTTATCTGATGATCACTGCAGGGGTCGAGACCCCCAGTTTGGAAACCACTATTTCTGATCTTTTTCAGGCGGTGGGGGGTTGGAGGCGGAGCCTGACCTCTCGTCCCTCCAGCAGGGCGGAGTCTTATGAGGATCTGCTCTCTGATTCGGCGAGCGTGGCCTCTGACATCAGCGACTCCTCCCTCAACTCTAGTCAGCAGGGGAAACGCACACTGGCTCCGCCCACCAAGGTAACACACCTGTCCATAGCTAGATTTCCACTCTGAACCAAACGGCTCCACCTGTCAgacggagtcagacactgcagcCAAACGCATTTAATGTATGAACGGatgcttgttttctctctccatcagagTGTTATGAGGAACGGGTCAGGTGTGAAAACTCCGTCTCTTCAGAGCAGGAGggtgacagacaggaagaacaTGTCCTCGTCCTCATCCTCAATGTCGAGCTTCAACTCCAGCATGTCTCTGTCCCCCGCTAAAGGTATAAATATGTCTTCAGATATCGTCATGATTGAGTGACAATAGTGAACAAACGCAATCTGTTTTAACAAATAACAGCATTCATCAAAGTCCAGTCAATGAAACGGGGTCGGAGGTGTGATGAGTCTTTGGTTACGATTCAACATGTTGAAATCTGACGGCTTTCAGCTCGGAGTGTCATGTCCAGAGGACTGAGGGGAATTTTTATGCAGTTTCAAAAAAACGCAAgaactgaatttaaatgatgAGAATGAGGACGTTTTCAGAGGGTTGAATTTTCATTGAGGTTCAAATACGGTTTCAGAGCAAATTAATTCAGTTTCATAATGTTACATTCAGTGTCAAGTCTCACTGGGATTTGGTTCATTTGGTTCAATAATACACATTCAAATTCCGTTTTTTAACGCTTTAATTGTTCAGAGTATTTCTACTCGGCCCgaacaattaatcgaaatatatTATCGAAAGTGCAACATAgtcaagtgcaatatccaaatgtactttttatataaatacatgtaaattgtGTCACAGCactgttgtgcattgttagcaccataagtgtCGTGGGTCAGGGCCACAAATCTTATTCTGCGCATGTAAAAATGAACgcgtttgtttggtacaagacccgacaaaaatcacataatttttatttttatttttttcagtgaaaataaaaaaacgaccattccaactgaaaaaacaatatctgccaaaataactgcaatatgattttttatttttgcctatCGTTCAGCCGATGTATATCACATCTGGCAGTTTCTACAAAATCATAAAACACTGAAGTGCTGCTTGTCATCTTTtaacatttcaacacaaaaataaacgtcacagtaaagATAAATAGAATATGATGAgcttaaatttttatttttagacccAAATTATATTGACATTATATTTCATACAAGGCCAACAGTTATCTCCTAAGTGACCAGAGTCCGggtgcacaaaacaccttaagttttctatttaaatatgacactttaagtaactccctcacCTAAGGAGAGTTTAAACCTTAAGGGTGTTGCTCAGAAACTCTTACAaggttcattttcttcatttactgCCATAAACTCGGTCATGTTGCAGTGAATATACAGTCAGAGGTACCTTtaagtttttttcctttgcttcactaaggtcttttgtgcaacggTTTAAcagactttaagtgattcctgaaGTATAAGAccaagataaggagaaaacctaaAATACGTAAGTGAACATTTAAGaaaaccttaaggagaagagttaaggtgtttttttgtgcagctgtttttatttttacagaaaccttaactcagactttaaggaaaatcttaacttaaggtgttttttgCAACCTGCCTGGTATTTCCAACTTAACAGGCTAACTAGTTAACTAACAGCAACTGCTAGTTAACTGGCTAAGAGCTAACTAACCTGCTCTCATCATCCAATCAGAACATGCAGCATTACAGGTGTTGTGTCTCCTCTCAGGTAAACTGAACTCTTCTCTGAACCGGAGTGTAAGCGGCTCCAGTGGCCCAGCGCCCAGCAGCGTCAACAGAGCGGCCAAACACAGCAGACCACGTCGCTCCACCACCTATGCCGCCGCAGAGCCGACAACCTCTGCCGCAGCCCGCCGCCGCTCGCTGTCTGCCCAGGCCAGGAATCTGTCTGAGGCGGAGCGCATCAAAGCCAACAGGTCCACGCCGCTGAAGAGAGCTGAGGCCACGCCTTTCCAGATGACGCCCGCCAAGAGGGTTTTGGAGAGGACCACCTCCGTACCCCCCATCGCCTTAGTCCGTCCACAGAGCGGACTGAAGGCCAAGGCCGAACCGGAGGCCGTGGTCGTACCGACACCGAGCGGAGGAGCGAGAGGAGTCCAACACGGAGATGGTGAGCGACGgtgatgatgtcagagctgTGACTTCAATGTCTGTTTGTTCAGTCATCAGATCAGTTTGTTTCTTCCTGGAGTTTATTCATAAAACTCTTCTGAATTAAATCTAAAGcaagttttcagtttgtgtatTTAATGATCTGACGACGCCGTTGTTTTTCATCTCCAGACGTCTCATCAAACGTGATGAAGCCAAAGAGGCTGATGTCAGTGAGCAACGTGGACAGgtagatgacatcatcagtgtcactgtgtcatCAGCTTTGCATTTACACCATTCACATGTCATCAGCTTTACATTTACACCATTCACATGTATGAAAACACCACAGATTTTCCGACTCAGAGTAAAAATccttgtttttactgttgatGTAACTTGTGAATCAAACACGCCCACAACAGGAAGCAGGTTTGGTGTTGACTTGGTGACTTGGAACATTTGTATGAGCAAaactcagaggaaaaaaaaacacaaagtaaaaaactgcaaaatgacgatatcaaatactttttaaaaaagataaataatagatgtttttgtttacaagaaaacccCTCAGGGACGTTTGATTTTAGTCGAACAGAATGGCAGATTATCTCTTCATCATTCAGCAGGCTTAATCAGTGAATCTGGAGGTACGTTTAAAAGCAGCTGCGATCGATACGTTTATATTGATTATTTGCACTGACGAACCTACAGACAATTATCATCCTCATATCAACTGTTTTCAGAGGAAGCTGTAAAAACTTACATTTAAATGATCACATTTATCAAAAAATCTATGTTAATGTTTCTCTGTAACTGCTTGGTCTGTAATAAAGCAACTGTAATAAAGCAACTGACGGTGTGTCAGTTCACGTCTTGGTTCTGCTGAGgtagatggaaaaaaaaaaaaaccaaacacctGGAACATCTGTCCTGTATCTTGTTGGAGCTGAATTCAATCCACTGTTGAGTTTCTGACAAATCGCCGCTGTCATTATCACTCAtcaccttcctctcctctaGTCTTCCTCAGAAACCCTCTGCTGCCCCTCTGACGCCCTCTGCTGGTGGCTGCAGGGCGTTGCAGATGAAGGCACGTCGTCCCTCTGCCCTCCCCACCCCGGTGAGATGCAGGATGTCCGCCATCCCCACGCCCACCAACCGGACCTGGTCCGTCAGGCCGCTGCCCACCTTCGATGCTGACCCCGCCCCTGGCCTGGCCAGGAAagaaagcagctgcaggtgagatgttttttttttttactgctgtcgACCATCATGAAAGCTGctctgttaccatgacaacacatGCAGAGGTCATTTATCTCTGTTGTCGTTGTCTCTGTGTAGCCCCGCCCCTGCAGTCACACAGGAGGCGGAGCCTGATGACACCCCTGACATCCAGCCCTTctctctggaggaggagcagcccCCTGCAGCCCCCCTCCCCAGCCCACCCTGCAGCCCCCCTCCCCAGCCTGACCAGTCAGAGAGCACGGATCCTGTGGCGCCGggtcagagccaatcagagcctgTTAGAAACCTGATCGAACTGGAAACtacagaggagagcagcagcaagacacaagaggtcagaggtcacagtcaCCAGTTTTAACAGTTCTGATCATCTGCCCATGTCTGACAGGATTTAAAGTAAATCTGGAGATGTTCGGATCCTGGATTTGTTATTATCTAATTAAAAAGCAGTTGCAGCAACTGATGAACGTCCAGCTGCTCggtttaatttgaaatgtaaaatatttggtGATAAAGCTGAAACCAAAGTCCAGAATCTCAGTTTTTGGTCTGTGCAGCTTTTCATCTTGTTGCAGTTCATAATCTCTTTTTGGTCTCATCAGAGTTTGTGGTCACATCACAGGTATTGGTTCTGGTGAGATTCTGTACTGAGTCTGGACTCTTGAGGAGCTTTGTCATCCTTTCAGAACCTCACAGACCCGCATCGCTCTGACGTTCTCTCGGTTCTCTCTCCTCAGGTTCTCCTGTTGGATCTTCCAGCTCCTGTTCTGCAGCCTCATGAGAAACTGCTCATCGACCTGACCAACACGCCCAACCTGATCCGCACCAGCAACAAGACCTGCACTACAACTCAGGTAACAGCTCACACCTGGTTATATATCCACAGACAATATTAATAATCAAAGATATCTTAATGGGATTTTAAGGGGATAATTAACCTATAAATTAGTCTATAATAAGGTATTTTTAATGGATTACCTGCACTGTTAAAGAGGCTTTAAGGGGTAAAACACCCTTAACTTACACCTCAAAACTTGaatttttaaagtaaagttaAAAACGATTGTTGTCCCTTTTATTAAcaatttaaacacattaattttaattaatgtatTGATGCAGCTGTTGCCTGTGTGGGAGACAAACACAACGGAGAAAACATCGTCCAATTATTGTCAGCTGCAGCAAATTAATGTCAATTGATAATTCATGGATTTGTCACATTTCAAACTGATGTGTAAATTGAGTCATGCATCCtttgaattatattttatttaattatctttagttaattaacaaaaaaaaacctaccaGACACAAATGACTCCGTTGCTTTTGTTTCAGCACCTGATCGACCTCAGCTCTCCGCTCATCAAGTGGAGCCCAGAGGACAAGAGGGAGAACAACGCTCCGCTCATCAACCTGTCCTTCTGATCCAGATCCTCCCGAACACCTGGATCTGTCTCTGCATTAAACTGGACTCAGCAGGTTTCTGTCCTTAGAAactcttaataataataatccagttTACAACAAAGTTTTAATCAGTGATGTTTTTACTGAATCGGAgtattatgttttaaattatgaaaatattcagaGGTTTGCTGAAGTTTTTCTGCACCTGATTCTACTTTTCATTGTCTCTGTATCGCTGCTCTTATTGATGTCTGAATAAATGTTGTTAATATCACTACTGATTGTTCATAAATATCTGTGAGCTCGCTAGTAAAGTTGATTTAAAACTATCTAAGAGTTTGGTGAAATAATGTCAGGGGTAAAAATGTAGGACATAAACCATGCACATATTCAGACAGACTCTCCTGGAAGATTCATATTGTTGCACTGGAAAATAAAAGTTCAAACCATTAGCTTGAGTATCATGCATAGACTTGGTCTCTGCTCCCACATCACTTTAAGAGCGTCCAGACTCTTTACCACCAACTTGCACAGGTTTTTAACCTTGCGATCGATGTGGCTCTGTGGAAGACGATAGGTGTATTTCCATCCACCTGCTTTGCTTATGTACATTTAACTTGTGTTTGAAGAACCAGAAATTCAAgaggaaaaatgtcaaaatcattaaaaggtttaggctgaggtggaaaaggaaaaaaatatataaataaaagcaaaatgccaCAAACttgtaaataaatcacagcGTGTGAATAAACCTCCACTGAAGAGATCCACTGTCCTCACAAGTGAAGTAAAACGTGCGTCTTTCGCCATTTCATCTGAAATTAAATAGTTCAGAATAATTCTTGTAATGACTTTTACAAGTTGTTAGCTGGATATAAACAGGATAAAGCAGAAGAGTGACATTCTGTATCTTTATGTTATACACTATATACTACACTATAAATGAGCATATGTCCACTTCTGGTCAACTATTTTGAGCAGCCcagtttttccagtttttattgaaatttaagCAGCTCAAATCAAGTAAATAACATTAAATGGTACAAAGATGAGCCGtaaacttattttttattttttattacccaaaataaaaatgtaacgGGCCTTTTTCAGGGAATAATAAACTAATTAACTTCCAACTTCCATCCATCAATAGAAGAGAATGAAACCAACagttaatgcaaacaattcctACAGATAtctacactttttaaaaaatctttattgTATAAATCATGtacacatatacaatatatatcatGTATGCTACCTGCTCAAGCTGCTCAAATTCAGTGAATAAACTTTGGTGGTATGCAACTTGACAGGTTCATACCTGTTCTCCACCACACCTTTTCATAACAGGAAGTGTTCAGtttagtttcattatttcatccaGCTGGAAGGCAGGACTTTAGAAAACTCAGTTGATTACTCTTGTGATACAAGAGCTAACTGTAAATATGGTTGATAGAGACATTGCACTCGAGGCTTTGGGCGTCCTCTGCAACGCCACCGTAACATCTGTTCAAGCACAAAGGTCACAAGCTCCTCGTGGAAGCTTTGGTGCAGGAGCAGCTGTCCATCAACAACCTCGTCTCTTCTGTTGCGGATGCAGATGAAACCAGGTAATTATTGGAGCTTTGAATTTTAGAAGATGATTTTTGAAACTCGCACTCTGCAGgtttaaactgattttattcTACAACGGTCATGAGAGTTGctaaacacattttcctgtttGCAGAATGTGTTGTGAACATGCAGTCTAGATATAATTCACATGTGAGTGACTGAGATTTAGATTAATTTGCTTTGAAATTGCATCTCCACCCCTCAAATTACAGCCAGGTGTCAAGATCCAACTTCTTCCACATCCAGTGCATCCTGCAAGGCAGAGCACCGGCAGCTGGCCCCTACGGAGAGGACGTGACGGACACTGCAACAGGAAGGAGCCACGTCATCGATGAGGACGAATTCTTTGCCCCGCAGTTCGACTATGATTTCACCAGTTTGACGGACACTGAGACTTACTtgagaggtggagagaagtATGAACGCCCTTGTGGTTGGTACCGTTTTGGCCTCAAGGTGAATGtatctctgttttatttgactttaatCCCAGAATTTACACCCAGTTTacttgtgaaatgaaaatgtgaattttgtTGAATGTCAGCAATATTTTGAATATGGGCTGTGTAATTGTCTTCCACACATTTTAAACTTCAATAActtaaatagaaataatcaaTGATATAGCAAATCTGTTTCTGGTGTCTACCAAaccctgaggaaaatatctgttACTCAGCACgtctctgcctgtgtctgtctgcaggtagAGTTCGTTTCATTAACTTGATAACTATTTTGTTATCGCGACATAACAAAGCTCCATTATCTCAAGATAATGGGATTAAGAAAATATTTCCGGGTATGACCTTTCTCAATTtccataacttttttttttatctgtgaaaggtgctatgtaaataaactttacttactAATGTAATTACCTCCATGAAAAAGTAGAAAAGGCCTACCAATAAAACTGATTCATCAGAAACTGGACAAAATACCTGATGTCACATGATGTAAATATTTTGTCACAGGTCCTGGATAAGTATGATGAAGTCACCTGGCTGGGAACCAGTTACCGTAGCACCCAGTCATGTCCAGGGGAGTGGACTGTGTCCTACCACGGGACATCAAAGAAAGGTGCTGAGGGCATCATCGAAGGACACTACAAGGTCTGATTTACATATCTAGTATTATCTGTGTTAATGTGAAGGTGTGACactttagcaaacattagctgTTTTCCCAGTAGGCTTCTCATACTGACGAAGGTTTTTGGttttaaactaaaactgaaggtttgaaatataaaaagaccTCCTGTCTTTGTTTACAATAGTTCAATTTTACAGTAATGaatatgcttttttaaaaagaaccATTTGCAAACCATCACAAAAACGTTGTTGAGAGACCAAGAGGAAAAATATTATAATGAGATCACTATTTCCAGTCAGGAACACTGTAACTGTCCCTGTCAGTCAATGGTCCCTATTGCGCTGCATTTGAGGACCGATTGTTATAATTGTTATTCTTATG from Seriola aureovittata isolate HTS-2021-v1 ecotype China chromosome 10, ASM2101889v1, whole genome shotgun sequence encodes:
- the gtse1 gene encoding G2 and S phase-expressed protein 1, which gives rise to MDCRANSDVFFLNDEKFDFDVSLSPASSKGDEDEGDVFVGSFSHEEKFFSVDVASRLKDSGGGVRVSWSPLTGDKLEAVCQEAHWLATQLQSGKPSQVHGEGQETTVMASDPATTREEFVQGAEAKLDVLGQTASALSPIKRQTFCVQDSPMKQLPPAVQRHLLRGSSANAASSKRPAATNKASSTRPATANSASSTNSASTASSTRPTARLSTSSPVAGARAQPKTALRGKAALGGGIVLPSKPAAPTTSCSAAKSKVEKTRLQPPIKAVGGWRRSLTSRPSSRAESYEDLLSDSASVASDISDSSLNSSQQGKRTLAPPTKSVMRNGSGVKTPSLQSRRVTDRKNMSSSSSSMSSFNSSMSLSPAKGKLNSSLNRSVSGSSGPAPSSVNRAAKHSRPRRSTTYAAAEPTTSAAARRRSLSAQARNLSEAERIKANRSTPLKRAEATPFQMTPAKRVLERTTSVPPIALVRPQSGLKAKAEPEAVVVPTPSGGARGVQHGDDVSSNVMKPKRLMSVSNVDSLPQKPSAAPLTPSAGGCRALQMKARRPSALPTPVRCRMSAIPTPTNRTWSVRPLPTFDADPAPGLARKESSCSPAPAVTQEAEPDDTPDIQPFSLEEEQPPAAPLPSPPCSPPPQPDQSESTDPVAPGQSQSEPVRNLIELETTEESSSKTQEVLLLDLPAPVLQPHEKLLIDLTNTPNLIRTSNKTCTTTQHLIDLSSPLIKWSPEDKRENNAPLINLSF